In Pseudomonas sp. MM213, a genomic segment contains:
- a CDS encoding vWA domain-containing protein, with amino-acid sequence MSLPLHFLRPAAQGFSVGLLLAVAGCGVSSKPESPSVASPAQHELVRSEAIMADATLAKRSVSPAPMASFAPESAPPGYQDEQREQYQALADNPIHSVAEAPVSTFSADVDTGAYANVRRLLNQGRLPPEGAVRLEEMVNYFPYDYALPTDGSPFGVTTELAPSPWNPHTRLLRIGIKASDRAVAELAPANLVFLVDVSGSMDRREGLPLVKSTLKLLVDQLRVQDRVSLVVYAGDSRVVLEPTSGREKAKIRTAIDQLTAGGSTAGASGIELAYQMAQQAFIPKGINRILLATDGDFNVGISDFDSLKQMAVDKRKTGVSLTTLGFGVDNYNEHLMEQLADAGDGNYAYIDNLREARKVLVDQLGSTLAVVAKNVKLQVEFNPAQVSEYRLLGYENRALKREDFSNDKVDAGEIGAGHTVTALYEIVPKGEMGWLEPLRYGSAESATSAKSGELAMLRVRYQLPEGGNSRLIERPIAAGSEGKASDDLRFAAAVAAFSQQLKDGRYTGDFSLKDTQALARGARGDDPFGLRSEFVQLVELAQSLRTTTASNSEPVKGGYN; translated from the coding sequence ATGTCCCTCCCTCTGCATTTCCTCCGCCCGGCCGCCCAGGGTTTCAGCGTCGGGTTGCTGCTGGCCGTTGCCGGTTGTGGTGTTTCGTCCAAGCCTGAATCCCCTTCAGTTGCGTCTCCTGCACAACATGAGCTGGTGCGCAGTGAGGCGATCATGGCCGATGCGACCTTGGCCAAACGCAGCGTGAGTCCGGCACCGATGGCGAGTTTCGCGCCTGAATCTGCGCCGCCGGGTTATCAGGATGAGCAGCGCGAGCAGTATCAGGCGCTGGCGGATAACCCGATTCACAGCGTCGCCGAGGCGCCGGTCTCGACCTTCAGCGCCGACGTCGACACCGGCGCTTATGCCAATGTCCGCCGCCTGCTCAATCAAGGCCGACTGCCACCAGAAGGTGCGGTGCGCCTGGAGGAGATGGTCAATTACTTCCCCTACGACTACGCGTTGCCCACCGATGGCTCGCCGTTTGGTGTGACCACGGAACTGGCGCCGTCACCGTGGAACCCGCACACCCGCTTGTTGCGCATTGGCATCAAGGCATCGGACCGTGCGGTGGCTGAACTGGCCCCGGCGAATCTGGTGTTTCTGGTGGATGTGTCCGGTTCGATGGACCGTCGCGAGGGGCTGCCGCTGGTCAAAAGCACGCTGAAATTGCTGGTCGATCAATTGCGCGTGCAGGATCGGGTGTCGCTGGTGGTCTACGCCGGCGATTCGCGTGTGGTGCTGGAGCCAACTTCCGGACGGGAAAAAGCGAAAATTCGCACAGCCATCGATCAATTGACGGCGGGCGGCTCCACCGCCGGGGCGTCGGGCATCGAGCTGGCCTATCAAATGGCGCAGCAAGCGTTCATCCCCAAAGGCATCAACCGCATCCTGCTGGCCACCGACGGCGACTTCAACGTCGGCATCAGCGACTTCGACAGCCTCAAGCAAATGGCTGTGGATAAACGCAAGACCGGCGTTTCCCTGACCACCCTGGGTTTTGGTGTGGATAACTACAATGAACACCTGATGGAACAACTGGCCGATGCCGGCGATGGCAACTATGCGTACATCGACAACCTGCGCGAGGCGCGCAAAGTGCTGGTGGATCAGCTCGGTTCGACCCTCGCGGTGGTGGCGAAGAACGTGAAACTGCAAGTGGAGTTCAACCCGGCGCAGGTCAGCGAGTATCGGTTGCTGGGCTATGAGAATCGCGCGTTGAAGCGTGAGGATTTCAGCAACGACAAGGTCGATGCCGGTGAAATCGGTGCAGGGCATACGGTCACGGCGTTGTACGAAATTGTTCCGAAGGGTGAGATGGGCTGGTTGGAACCATTGCGGTATGGCAGCGCTGAGTCAGCCACTTCGGCAAAGTCTGGAGAATTGGCGATGCTGCGTGTGCGTTATCAGCTGCCGGAAGGTGGGAACAGTCGCTTGATTGAGCGGCCGATTGCCGCTGGTTCGGAAGGCAAGGCCAGTGACGACCTTAGATTTGCGGCGGCCGTGGCGGCGTTTTCCCAACAGCTCAAGGACGGGCGTTATACCGGCGATTTCAGCTTGAAGGACACGCAGGCGTTGGCTCGCGGTGCGCGGGGTGATGATCCATTCGGTCTGCGTTCTGAGTTCGTGCAATTGGTGGAACTGGCGCAGAGCCTGCGAACCACCACCGCATCCAACAGCGAACCGGTTAAAGGAGGCTACAACTGA
- a CDS encoding KTSC domain-containing protein, with amino-acid sequence MDMVRVISSAITAVGYDATTGRMKITFKQGRTYDFCRVPSDVHQGLMAAGSKGSYFDRVIKDRYQC; translated from the coding sequence ATGGATATGGTTCGTGTGATCTCGTCGGCAATCACGGCTGTGGGCTACGACGCCACCACAGGCCGGATGAAAATCACGTTCAAACAAGGGCGCACATACGACTTCTGCCGCGTGCCATCAGACGTACATCAGGGTTTGATGGCGGCAGGCTCCAAAGGGTCGTATTTCGACAGAGTCATTAAAGATCGCTACCAGTGCTAG
- a CDS encoding RNA polymerase sigma factor, protein MSALEPSDESLLARYRKGDGPAFEILYARHRQGLYRFLLGLSGKSELAEEVYQETWLSLIRSTSQPQGRANFRTWLYQIARNRLIDHWRKHGIHNPLHDSYDEQTHALADDAADPEQLLSLSRDNQRLESALQTLPTDQREVFLLRAHGDLDLPQIATLTETPLETVKSRLRYAQQKLRRLLAEEVLT, encoded by the coding sequence ATGTCTGCTCTTGAACCGAGCGACGAATCACTGCTGGCCCGTTACCGCAAAGGCGACGGGCCGGCGTTCGAGATTCTGTACGCCCGTCACCGGCAAGGTCTTTATCGTTTCCTGCTAGGCCTCAGCGGCAAATCCGAACTCGCCGAAGAGGTCTACCAGGAAACCTGGCTGAGCCTGATCCGCAGCACCAGTCAGCCACAAGGTCGGGCGAATTTTCGTACCTGGCTTTACCAGATCGCCCGCAATCGCCTGATCGATCACTGGCGCAAACACGGAATCCACAACCCCTTGCACGACAGCTATGACGAGCAAACCCACGCCCTGGCCGATGACGCCGCCGATCCCGAACAACTGCTGAGCCTGAGCCGCGATAACCAGCGCCTCGAATCCGCCCTGCAAACCTTGCCCACCGACCAGCGCGAAGTGTTCCTGCTGCGCGCCCACGGCGATCTCGACCTGCCGCAGATCGCCACCCTCACCGAAACACCGCTGGAAACCGTCAAGAGCCGCTTGCGCTACGCCCAGCAAAAACTGCGTCGGCTGCTGGCCGAGGAGGTACTGACATGA